The genome window aCAGGTCTTCCTTACTTCAACCCGGATCTCTGGAGTGATATGTCTGCTCAAGATTCCTTTGCTGCTGCGTTGAGATTCTTAGGGGGGGTGCATACCCTTCCAAAGCCACAGCCGAAATCTAAGTCGGCGAAGAAAGGGGAGTCCGGGTCTTCCCGCCAGGGGACCGAAGGGACCGGGCATTCAAGTGCTACTCCGGATCCAGAGCTGCAGGTAGAGAATCCGGAGTTGGACGTTGATGCTGTTGAGGTGGAGAGCCCGGTCCACGAGccgaagaagaagaggaagaagacaAGTTCTTCTCAAAAACAGGTGATTGATATGACCGAGGAGGATCCGGGCAAATCTGCCATGGAATTGATGGACTTGGGAGCTGGGGGTGAGGGTGGTTCTCGACCGGTGCCTAAATTTGGCAAGTACCCGGTCAAGAAGGTCATAGGCTTGATGTCTGAACTCCCCTCCGACCAGGATTGGGAAATGATGGAGGACGAGGGTCTTGCTGCAAATTTTAAAGAGATTGGGAATCTCTGGGGACATGTAGTTTTTGACCCGGGCTTTGTTctgcttcatctattttttgTGATTCTGTCTTTGCTGACCTTGTTGCAATCTCTATTTGTCAGCTTGGTGGTCGCTTGGCCGGGTTCAACACCCATGCCTTGGCTGATTTGAAAAAAGAAAGGGATCTTTCCGTGAAGAGCCTCGCTCGGGTCACAAAGCTGGAGAAGGATCTTGACGTGGAGAGGTCAGCCCGGGAGGCGTTAGAGTCCGGGATGGCCACCAAAATCAAGGAAGCAGAGCTCCGAAGGAAACGGAACTTGGTCAGAGGGTGAAAGATGCGGAGGCCCGGGCTGATGAGGCCGAGAAGAGAGTAGCCGGGTTGGAGGGGGAGCTTAGTAATCTGAAGGAGCAACTTGAGACCCGGAAGGACGCTGCGGTGGTTATAGCCGAGTTCAAGAAGTCCCCGGAGTATGATGCGGCTCTTAACAAGGCTGCTGCTGCTGAGGTTCTCCGGTGTTGGAATGTGGCCGATAGGCATATTAAGACTGATTCGGCGGCCACCCTCCAAAGTTTCATTGAGTTATACCTTGCGGCTAAGGACAAGATTAAAGCCGGAGGGGAGGAACCGGAGCCTTATGATGGTCCATCCCCTAGCTTTCTTCCTCCTGTCAACCCGGGTAATGATGCTGATCCGGATTCTTCCTCCGCCGATTCTGAACCTGCTGATGAGACTCCTGTTAAATGATCCTCTTATCTCTCTCCAATTTGTTCGTGTTTGATTTAAGAaacaatattttgtaatttaactCTGTTCGGATCCGGATTGGGATATTTGATGCGGGTCTGTTTGGACCCGGTTCcagtatttttaaatattgctTATGAATGGATGcttttgtttgtttgatatATTGCTTATCTAGGATGATTGCTTATAACAAttttgtacttagaaatttttctaagtaaaatgattgcatggatggacccgggtagataGTTCCCGAGTTGATTGTTTTCTTtagcttttatacttagaaattttccaagTTAAAAGATtgcatggatggacccgggtagatcTTTCCCGGGTTGATTGTTTTCTTTAGCTTTTATACTtaaaaattttccaagttaaATGATTGCATGGATGGGCCCGGGTAGATCGTTCCCGGGTTGATTGTTTTCTTtagcttttatacttagaaattttccaagTTAAAAGATtgcatggatggacccgggtagatcGTTCCCGGGTTGATTGTTTTCTTtagcttttatacttagaaattttccaagTTAAATGATTGCATGGATGGGCCCGGGTAGATCGTTCCCGGGTTGATTGTTTTCTTtagcttttatacttagaaattttccaagTTAAATGATTGCAAGAATGGACCCGGGTAGATCGTTCCCGGGTTGTATGCTTTCTtagcttttatacttagaaTTTTTCCAAGTGAAACAATTGTGTGGATAGATCCGGGTAAATCATGCCCGGGTTGTTTGCTGATATTGCTTGAttgccttagaaattttctaagtaaataataaTGTAGATTCATCAACAGCAAAAGGCTTCATTGATATTAAAACGATTACATAGCTCTGAGAATGATCAAAAGTACATGATTGCTTTTAGGAATATGTAGCTATCTTCCAGGATCCTTTCTTCTCCATCGCTCTATTGGTAGAATCTCCTCATCCTAAGACCATGCCAAGTGTTTGATACTTCGGATCCGTCCATATGTTCGAGCTTGTAGGTACCCGGTCTTAGGACTTCTTTGACCCTGTAAGGGCCTTCCCACTTTGGCATCAGCTTGCCAGTATTGGTTGGATCTGAGGCTTCGGTGTCTCGTAGGACCAGGTCTCCTGCCTGAAAATTTCTGACTCAGGATTTTTTGCTGAAGTGATCCCGGGTCTTTTCTTTGTATTTTTCCATCCTTTCAATTGCCTGGTCCCGGACTTCATCTACTAGGTCCAAATTGATTCGGATTCCCTCCTCATTCGTGATTTCATCAAAGTTGATCGCTCTATGGGAGGGTGATCCGACTTCGATTGGAAGCATTGCCTCCGTTCCATGGGCTAACTTGAATGGGGTTTCTCCGGTGCTTGTCCGGGGGCTGGTTCGATATGACCAGAGGACATGCGGTAGTTCTTCCGGCCATTTGCTCTTGCTTTCTTCCAACCATTTTTCAATTCCTCTCAGGAGGATCCGGTTGGTAACTTCCACTTGGCCATTTCCTTGAGGGTAGGCGACTGAAGATTTTTTATGCTTGATACCTCTTTCAGCCAGGTAGCTTTCGAAATCCGACCCTATGAACTGGGGTCCATTGTCTGAGACCAGGACTCTTGGTAGCCCGAATCTCATTAGAATGTTATCCATGAACCGGATGACATCTTGCTGATTGATTGTCCGCATCGCCTTGGCCTCAACCCACTTGGTCATATAATCAATGGAGACAAGAAGGTATCTGAGGTCTCCCTTAGCCCGGGGAAAGGGTCCCATGATGTCTATCCCCCATACAGCAAAGGGGATTAGGGATAAAACTGAAGAAGGTAGGATAGGGCTTACCCGGGGCACATTGCTGAACAGTTGACAGTTCTTGCATTTTTTCACAAACTCCATAGCGTCCTGGTGGATGGTCGGCCAATAATATCCCTGTCTGATAATCTTGTAGGCTAAGCTTTTGGCCGACATGTGGTCTCCGCAAATTCCTTCGTGGACTTCCCTCAGGCAGTACTCGGATTCTTCTGGGCCGATGCATTTCAGGATCGGGGCCGAGTAGGTTCGGCTAAACAGGATCCCGCCTTCTACGAAAAACTTGGCTGCCTTAGCCTTTAGTctttgagcttttcctttgtctTCGGGTAACTCTCCCTTCTCTATGTAGTTGATCAGGGGAGTCATCCAGGTAGGGTCGTTGTTGATTTCGAAAATTTCTTCATGTTCTATTGTTGGCTTATGCAATTCTTCGAAATAGACTGAGCTATCCAGGTCTGCTGAATTTTGGACTAACCTGGAGAGGTTGTCCGCTTCAGCATTTTCTTCCCTGTTGACTTGCAAGATCTTGCACCCGGGGATCAGAGTGAGGTAGCTTTTCACCAAGGCTTGATACTTGGTCAGGATCGGGTCTTTGGCAAGGTATTCTCCATTGGTCTGCCTGACCACGATCTGGGAATCACTGTAGATGGTAAGGTTCCGGATAGACAAGGTCCGGACCAACCTCAATCCTGCTAACagggcttcatactctgctTGATTGTTGGTTGCTGCAAAGTTGAAAGAGATTGCTGTTTTGATGGTGAACCCGTCCGGGCTTTTCAGGATGAGTCCGGCTCCTGACCTTTCGGTTGTTGAGGAGCCATCAACGTGGAGTATCCAAGACTCCGGGTTAGGCTCTTCCGGGGCTTCCGGTTCAGTTTCCATAGGAGTTGTCTGGTTTTCTGGGAAATTACATTCCACCACGAAATCTGCTAGGACCTGGGCTTTGACTGATGTCTggcttgtgaatgattttcctCAAAGGTTGGTCTGTGACAATCCTGATTTCTCTTCCTTGAAAGTAGTGTCTGAGTTTCCTGGATGCGGTGATCAGTGCAAAtgcaaatttttctaagttgggATATCTGGTCTCCGCATCCTTCAAGACTTGGCTGACATAGTAGACAGGTTTCTGTTGTCCGGCTTCTTCCCTGATCAGCGCCGCCCCGATAGCAAGGGGTCCGGCTGACAGGTATAGGTATAGAGGTTCTCCGGGTAAGGCTTTTATCAGGATTGGGGGTTTGGACAAATATGCTTTGATTTCTTCAAGGGCTTTTTGACAATCCGGGCTCCACTCTACTGACTTCTGATTTTTCGCCCCTTTTAGCAATTCAAAAAATGGTAGACATCTTTCAGCAAGTTTTGAGACAAACCTTCGAAGTGCTGCTAAGGACCCTGCTAGTTTATGAACTTCCCTCTGAGTCCGGGGTGGTTGCATTTCTTGGACTGCCTTGATCTTCTCCGGGTTGGCCTCGATACCCCGGTTGCTTACCATAAACCCCAGAAATTTTCCAGCCTCTACTCCGAAGGTGCATTTGTCCGGGTTGAGTTTTAGTTTAGTCCTTCTCATGTTCTCAAAACATTCTCTGAGATCTGAAATGTGACCCGGGACTGATGTTGACTTGGAGATGATGTCGTCAACATAGCATTCCAAATTTCTTCCAAGTTGGtctttgaaaatttcattcattgccTTCTGGTATGTAGACCCGGCGTTTCTTAGTCCGAAAGGCATCAGTTTGTAGGCATAGACCGCCCGATGGGTTATGAAAGCTGTTTTGGCTATGTCTGctgggttcatcttaacctgATTGTACCCGGAGAAAGcatccatgaagcttaacatcAGGTGCCCTGACGTGGCATCAATAAGCTGATCAATGCTGGGTAGAGGATAAGGGTCTTTGGGGCATGCAGCGTTCAAATCTGTGTAAtcgacacacatcctccacttgccGTTTGCTTTTTTAACCATGTCTACATTCGCTAGCCACTCCGGGTATTTGATCTCACATATGATATCCGCCTTCATCAACTTGCCAACTTCCTCATCTATCGCCCGCTGCCTCTCCGGGGCGAAATTTCTTCGCTTTTGTTTGACCGGCTTTTTCTTAGGATCTACATCCAAGCTGTGCATTGCTAGAGACTCATCCAACCCGGGCATATCGTCCGGGCTCCAGGCAAAGACATCTGCATAGTTCCGGAGTAGTTGGATGAGTTCTTCTTTGAAAACGGTATCCAGGCCTTTCCCGATTTTGACTTTCCTCGTCGGGTTGTCTTTCTCGATCAGGATAGACTCGGTTTCGACCGCAGCCTCAACCTTGGTCAATTCTTGTGCCGAGATCATTTGTTGGATCCGGGCATCAGTATTCTTTTCAACAAAATTTCGAGCTGAGCTCATGGTTGCTTTTTTGTTGCTTTGTTCCGGATCAGGGTTGGTTGCTCCCGGGTTATGACTGCCCGGGTCTAGGTCGATGACCTGGACTTCGCCTTTGGGGTTTGTTTTCGGGTAAGGTCGATGCTTTTTGTGGCTTCTTTGTTTTTGGAAAACGGTTGCCTTTCTCTTATTGTCCATATGTGTTTCTGCCATTACCAAGGCTTGGCTATAACACACCCCGGCCGTTTCCGAATCTCCTTTGACTTCTCCAACCCCAAACGGGGTTGGGAATTTGAATTTCAGGTGCGTGACAGAAGTGATAGCTTCGATTTTTTTTAGACCCGGGCGGCCAATGATCACATTGTAAGAGGAAGGTGTGTCTGTGACATAGAATTTGATCATATGGACGACTTGGTTTGGGGCTGTACCAAAACGAACCGGGAGGTAAAGGGTTCCCAGGACCGGGACAATGCTGTTCCCGAATCCGTATAAGGGGTCCTCCCTGTAGTCGTTCATCCGGATGTTCCCTAGTTGCATCCGGTCCATGGTATGTTTGAACAAGATGTTTGCTGATGAGCCGTTGTCGACTAGGATCCGTCTGACCTCGTTTTCGGCTATATCCAAGGTTACCACCAGGGCCTGATTGTGACCCCGGGTGACACCCTCGAAGTCCTTGTTGCTGAAGGAAATGACTTGTTCGGGGAAGGCTTAGATGGACATCACTTCTTGACAGGAGCCCGGGCTGGGAGGAGGGGAACAGGATCCGCCCAGTACTACGTTGACAATGTTTTTCTGTTTCCCGGATCCTCCTGTTTTGTCAGCCGTGTTCCGGGCTACATATTGTCCCATGTTTCCTTTACTGATCTGCTCTTCAATGAAGTACTTGAGGGATATACAGTTTTCCGTTTTGTGTCAATGAGTGCCGTGATAGTCGCAGTGTCTGTTGGTGGGTCTGCTTTCAGGAGGAGTCTGCATGGGTTTTGGTGGGTAGTAGAAGGGTTTGTCTCTGActtctttgagtatatcctcACGGGATCTGTttagcggggtccaatcgggtTCTGGTTTTGGTTCCCTGATTGCTTTGTTCGGACCGGGGTCGCTTCTAGACCCGGATCCTGGTTGGCTGGTTCTCTTAGAATCTGAATGCTGGATGAAGTTGGTTTGTCTATCTGGCTTGAATTTCTTATCCGGATGATATTCTTTTCTGGGTCTGTCCTCGACCTGTTTTCCTCTTGAGCTACCATGTCTGGTCATTCTCATGGCTTGGAGTACGTCGGTTTCCTTAATGAATTTTGCGGCCATGGCATAGGCAGCTGCCAGGCTCTAGGGTTCTTTGTTGATCAACTCGACCACATATCTTTCATTTTGTTCCGGGTCCAAGTTTCTTCGGAATATGCTCAGAGCCTCACGCTCATCTAGGttggaaattttgttgattgcttcctggAAACGTTTCATGTAGTCTGAAAGTGCTTCGTTGTCATATTGGCGAACCGTTTCCAGGTGACACATATGAAGTTCATGTGTCTTGTTTGCTCGGAACCTTCTGAGGAAGGCTTCCCTGAAATCCTTCCAGGACCCGATGCTCCCAGAGGGGATCCGGCTGAACCATCTCTGGGCCCTTCCCTTCAATGTGGATGCGAAGAAGCGGCATTTGGTCAGATCATTGTAGTAGTAGATCAGGGCTATCTGTTCAAAATAGTGCAGGTGTTCCTCCGGGTCACCTAGTCCATTGAAGGATTCAAAGTTGTAGTGTTTCATGCCCTTTTGTCGGGGAATGGATTCCAAGGAATGGCTGAAGGGAGTTAGGGTTCCTCCTATTTCGTGCCCGGATTCATTCCCAATTTTCCTGTTGAGTTCGTTGATCATGTCTCTGAGGTTGGTTTGCCCTGGTCCCTCATTCTCGTCATCAGAGATGAGTTCGGGTGTTGTTTCCTTCCGGTATCGTTTGGACCGGGATCCTTTTGTCAACTTCTCCTCTTCGAGTTGGACCCGGAGAGCAATTTTTTGTTCTAGTTTCTCCTCCTCTTCTTTTCGGATCTGTTCTTTCCTTTCGGCCAGGATTCTCTGTCGGGTTTCCTtactttctttttgtttctttttctttgctttttCTCCGAGCCGGTCGAagacggaaccccgggattgaCGACTGTTCCCGGAGTCCTCAGACTCGTCGATGTGCTCAAGCCTGCGGGTGCTTTCCCGGCGATCATGGTATTGTCGGATGGCTTCAGCCAATTCCACACTGGTGAGCTGGGACAGGTGGTGGGTGGTGACCGGGACATCGGTGTACTTGTATTGGTTCATTTCGATCGTAACCCGGGCATCATTAGGGTTGATTGTTTGGTTCTCGTCCGGGTTCACGGTGGTGAAAAGGGGTCCTGAGGCATGATCCTGGTTCGGGTTGTCCTGGTCTGTCTGAGGGTTATCCAGGTTCAGGGGGAGACCCAGGTGGGAGCGGGTTCTTTTTGTCATGGTTTCCAGAATTCACACAGGGTATATGGTTGCTATTTCGATGACAGTGTACGTGGACAGTATAGATAGTGACAGGATGACAGAAATAGTGTGTACAGGTAGTCAACTTACTAATTTCAGAAGTGCTACAAATagttaagtgacaaaatgtgtgcaggtgtgagacaaaaagattttatgtgctacagACAAGATTAGGGCTTTGCTTAGACAGGGTTTGCTATCATGCTCTACTACAgacaaatttagggttttgttcAAGTAAGGTTTTCTATCATGCACATATCAAGAAAAGCCATGGCTGAGGGTTTTGAGAAGCTGGGTGTTTTGCGAGAGCTTACAGGTGTGATTTTGGACCCCCGTTTCGGGGGCTTGTTGTAGGagatgagtccagtggcaccgtgaccacaggacagaggacaccttcccttccttctagcgccaaatgataactccaGATCCTGTTCCGGTAGCTCCTCCGTCGTGCactggtgtcttgcggtgtagctCTGGATGGGAGTctgcaaaacaacgccggaggggggtttgtgttagggttatactgaaatattcgtttgaagtatataacaattatttgaggatcttgaatgcatgttttcacattgtctgtatattatatattgtagacaatctagtatcaaatgggatagcagaagattagattgtcagactccttatataatataataagggttcacagtcgaggtggtgttagacaaaccactggaacggctgaagtattatttggaaatagtttatcttgactattgaataatacttatatactttgtgtatattgaacgggatcaaaatagtagaataattgtttctttaattctgacaataaagaactaagattctatgatgttattaatgcttaagttcttaatccggatatagtgattgacacttgtatttaatgcacatgccttgactcataaattaagtaatttattttaaattacgaatttatgtattgggcaatgacattatatacagagtgggatattgactataaaaggaaaccgtgtccgaaaaatatattcgggtgatgatgtcctcttgaaagctcataaagataattatgctttagtcctgcaggcagatttgttcttgcataattataaggttgagtggatgattaaggataaaagatattaattaaattaattgtcaaattaatttaattaatggacatgcgatatcttaaacatggggaatttataagcaattaatatgggagccgaattaaataattaatttacggaattaggaaaggtagtgcaaatattagttctttagtggatagaattaatatttaatgacattgggcctggcccggaatgtcattggaaggcctgacctaatgatccatgatccctgctgtagcctatatatattctcgttctcctaaagctgaaagacacaccaaaacgaattaatcctagagtcagagagaggcagacgtttttctcaaggagacagctagggttttgggttttcggagctttaaggagaggcataccttgggagatcgaaggccacacttcgtccaaggagaatcaacgaatacagtagaagacgtggatttgaatcgcttgcgccgtagcgattaaggttaatattctgttcgaacttttaattagtatcataaaacgcaggaccaaggtccgattgttcctacaatggcatcagagcgaggttgcggttttgcgatttatgatatgtagtccatgtcatgattatatatgcatgtatatagtgattctgtgatgcaggtcgttgtccactattatggccgtgttttaattattctgttatgtttggattccacgtggtttatcgtggctgttgtaaatcacgagggttgatcgtgatagtttaatcttgtaattcaatttgtaattgttttagattatgatctgatgtaatagaataggctggttcgtctgtacaattagtatgtaattgtttgatcaatggggctgcaagaaacatggatcttccgctgctgcgattagggtttcgggggtgctgcactgttttgggcgtaacttttgcatacgatgtccgatttgggcgaatgagcacttttcggagacagCAGAACGAGACGAAGCTAGCTACAACCCGGGGAACCCCGGTTGAGGTGGTTTCGAAGGTGTTTTTCGgagtttttcgaggcattctgaggccgtttaggcctccaaacgggctctcgaagttttctggacagatctggattctgacgaaggatgaattcgaagctgatttttccggggccataatagtggatgtgctttattatgattattgattattgttattatgtgtttcttgtttgtgttgttatgccatgtgatactaacccttcgcatgctagaatgacatggacatagggatgtttttaattaatgctttaatcatgctagtatgctgccatgttatgtgttctttatgtgttctttatgttgctataaccatgatagtatgcatgtggacttcgaagaaataacatagggcgatgcatctagattaaaatcctcaaagaaaattctaagtgggagagggagttaatattgtattaaaccccatggtctccatcattgtttgtatgtaatttaacatataaggcgaatataaattatgtatacatcacccatcgtggcatgtaatttatggtgtctagaatgttatagttattactggaacaaacttcttaaattaatacgaatagatacggattttctttatctctgatttggggcgatttcgaaggcttatgggtattaagtgagaccgatgtgactcctccactgcctagaattcaaaccagacacgaatattgaattgaagtattctatttgagaaatattggaaggtatacatgccgcccatcgtggcgtaccaagttccataggtttcgggtaatttaagacttgatgatggtatacacttagctatgaaaaataatatagaccaccccaacgtggcttattgtttagtaataggaccgaagtaacgtttaaacaaatttaggtggtatacatgtcacccatcgtgacgtaccagaaacttatggtgtttaaacgttagtgcatttaattttaataattgttagaggaaccaataggacttaattttttatgcacccttctttatgtgtaatgtgattttttcatgcatgattctcaggatataatggggtttaatccactgttcaccatacttaaggataacaaacttaccggacctaactatattgaatggaaacgtaatttggacattgtgttgactgctgaggagtacaagttttgcacttatgaacccaagcctgagcagcccgctgctgatgctcctgatgaggagaaagagtattataagcggtggacaaaggctgatgagatgtcgcgatgttacattctggcagcaatgtcgggtgttttgcagcatcagcatcaggctatggccactgcttcggatatgctctttgatctcaaagaactttttggagatcagaatagg of Daucus carota subsp. sativus chromosome 3, DH1 v3.0, whole genome shotgun sequence contains these proteins:
- the LOC135151547 gene encoding uncharacterized protein LOC135151547 yields the protein MTKRTRSHLGLPLNLDNPQTDQDNPNQDHASGPLFTTVNPDENQTINPNDARVTIEMNQYKYTDVPVTTHHLSQLTSVELAEAIRQYHDRRESTRRLEHIDESEDSGNSRQSRGSVFDRLGEKAKKKKQKESKETRQRILAERKEQIRKEEEEKLEQKIALRVQLEEEKLTKGSRSKRYRKETTPELISDDENEGPGQTNLRDMINELNRKIGNESGHEIGGTLTPFSHSLESIPRQKGMKHYNFESFNGLGDPEEHLHYFEQIALIYYYNDLTKCRFFASTLKGRAQRWFSRIPSGSIGSWKDFREAFLRRFRANKTHELHMCHLETVRQYDNEALSDYMKRFQEAINKISNLDEREALSIFRRNLDPEQNERYVVELINKEP